In Deltaproteobacteria bacterium GWC2_55_46, a single window of DNA contains:
- a CDS encoding glutamate synthase gives MFKSLAPPEYLATIDKVKCIRCKRCIQNCGWGVYSWGGESILIDTFKCVRCLRCYHYCPEEAIQILENPTKFKQNAYWSFNNIRNIKKQAETGGIPLTGMGSDMPYTILFDNLLIDACQVTNPSIDPLREPMELRTYLGKKPSSVKIEKAKDGKLKLAEPMPPQIKLDVPIIFSPMSFGSISLNAQKVLATAAKACGIVMNTGEGGLHEDLIPYKDNIIVQVASGRFGVNPDYLNAGVAVEIKIGQGAKPGIGGHLPGEKIPLEVARTRMIPVGTDALSPAPQHDIYSIEDLRQLIYAIKEATNYKPVSVKIAAVHNVAAIASGIVRAGADIVYIDGFRGGTGAAPSIIRDHLGIPIEHAIAAVDDRLRQEGIRNEASIIAAGGIRSSADAAKAIALGADAVGIATAALITMGCTTCGKCYTGNCSWGITSQRPELTARLDPEVYSERLINLIHAWTHELKEILGALGINSIESLRGNRERLRGVGLDTFTLDILGVKPAGR, from the coding sequence ATGTTCAAGAGCCTTGCGCCACCTGAGTATCTGGCGACAATAGACAAGGTAAAGTGCATTCGGTGCAAAAGGTGCATCCAGAACTGCGGCTGGGGGGTCTACTCCTGGGGCGGTGAAAGTATACTCATAGACACCTTTAAATGCGTGAGATGCCTGAGGTGCTACCATTACTGCCCCGAAGAGGCGATACAGATACTGGAGAACCCGACCAAGTTCAAGCAGAACGCCTATTGGAGCTTCAATAATATACGGAACATAAAGAAGCAGGCCGAGACAGGCGGCATACCGCTTACCGGCATGGGCAGCGACATGCCGTATACGATACTTTTCGACAACCTCCTTATAGACGCCTGCCAGGTAACGAACCCTTCCATCGACCCCCTGAGGGAGCCGATGGAGCTCCGGACCTACCTCGGCAAGAAGCCGTCGAGCGTTAAGATCGAGAAGGCAAAGGACGGCAAGCTCAAGCTCGCCGAGCCGATGCCCCCGCAGATAAAGCTCGACGTGCCGATAATCTTTTCTCCGATGTCCTTCGGTTCTATCAGCCTTAACGCGCAAAAGGTGCTCGCGACGGCGGCCAAGGCCTGCGGCATAGTCATGAACACGGGCGAGGGCGGCCTCCACGAGGACCTCATCCCCTATAAGGACAACATAATCGTCCAGGTCGCCTCCGGAAGGTTCGGCGTGAACCCTGACTACCTGAACGCAGGAGTAGCGGTCGAGATAAAGATAGGCCAGGGCGCGAAGCCCGGCATAGGCGGCCATCTGCCCGGAGAGAAGATACCGCTTGAAGTCGCAAGGACTAGGATGATACCGGTCGGGACCGACGCCCTTTCTCCCGCGCCGCAGCACGATATCTACTCGATCGAGGACTTAAGGCAGCTCATCTACGCCATAAAAGAGGCGACCAACTACAAGCCTGTCTCGGTTAAGATCGCCGCCGTGCATAACGTTGCGGCCATAGCCTCCGGCATCGTAAGGGCCGGCGCGGACATCGTCTATATAGACGGCTTCAGGGGCGGCACGGGCGCGGCGCCTTCGATAATACGGGACCACCTCGGCATACCCATTGAGCACGCGATAGCCGCCGTAGACGACAGGCTCAGGCAGGAGGGCATAAGGAACGAGGCCTCCATCATCGCCGCCGGAGGCATCAGGTCCAGCGCTGACGCGGCAAAGGCCATAGCGCTCGGCGCCGACGCCGTCGGCATCGCCACAGCCGCCCTCATAACGATGGGCTGCACCACATGCGGCAAGTGCTACACCGGGAACTGCTCCTGGGGCATCACCAGCCAGAGGCCGGAGCTTACGGCCAGGCTCGACCCGGAGGTCTACTCCGAACGGCTCATCAACCTCATACACGCATGGACCCATGAGCTGAAAGAGATCCTCGGCGCCCTCGGCATAAACTCGATAGAAAGCCTGAGGGGCAACCGCGAAAGGCTCCGCGGCGTTGGCCTCGACACATTCACGCTCGACATACTCGGCGTGAAGCCAGCTGGCAGATAG
- a CDS encoding aldehyde dehydrogenase: MIKDKGMLIGGQWRRSDKALEVKSPYDGSVVGRTFLATDAQLEEALAASVASFGEIKGLPAYRRSEILRKVVNGLEEREKEIATAITLESGKPIKDARGEVRRAVNTFQLASEEAKRLGGEVIPLDISPGSEGRFAIVRRFPIGTVLGISPFNFPLNLAAHKVAPAMASGNPIILKPSPKTPISALLMGEIVTEAGWPSGGLNIVNCSNEQAQSLWQDERIKKLSFTGSAKVGWALKEFAGTRKVTLELGGNAGAIVHGDADLALAAARCAIGAFSNAGQVCISVQRIFVDRVVFDEFMDRYLDECRKIKMGDPLDEPTDLGPMIEEAAAIRTEQWIKEAQAEGARVLLGGKRHGSFMEPTVMTGTRPSMKVCGEEAFAPLVSIEPYDSFDEAIDLVNSGLYGLQAGLFTRDMGRIMSAFARLEVGGVVANDAPAYRVDNMPYGGVKMSGFGREGVRYAIEEMTEPRLLAVRC, from the coding sequence ATGATAAAAGACAAGGGCATGCTCATAGGAGGGCAATGGAGGAGATCGGATAAGGCCCTGGAGGTCAAAAGCCCTTACGACGGCTCTGTAGTGGGCAGGACCTTTCTGGCAACCGATGCTCAGCTGGAAGAGGCCCTCGCGGCCTCTGTTGCCTCCTTCGGCGAGATCAAAGGTCTGCCAGCATACAGGCGCTCCGAGATATTGAGAAAGGTCGTCAATGGGCTTGAGGAACGCGAAAAAGAGATAGCGACCGCGATAACTTTAGAGTCAGGGAAGCCGATAAAAGACGCCCGTGGCGAGGTAAGAAGGGCTGTCAATACGTTCCAGCTCGCCTCCGAAGAGGCCAAAAGGCTCGGGGGCGAGGTCATCCCCCTTGATATAAGCCCGGGGTCTGAGGGCAGGTTTGCCATCGTGAGGAGGTTTCCCATAGGCACGGTGCTCGGCATATCTCCCTTTAATTTTCCCCTGAACCTTGCCGCCCACAAGGTCGCCCCGGCCATGGCCTCAGGAAACCCTATTATCCTTAAGCCCTCGCCCAAAACGCCCATCTCAGCCCTGCTCATGGGCGAGATAGTCACGGAGGCGGGCTGGCCATCCGGCGGGCTCAATATCGTGAACTGCTCGAATGAGCAGGCTCAAAGCCTCTGGCAGGACGAAAGGATAAAGAAGCTCTCTTTTACCGGCAGCGCGAAGGTCGGGTGGGCGTTAAAAGAATTTGCTGGCACGAGGAAGGTGACGCTTGAGCTGGGCGGCAACGCGGGGGCTATAGTCCACGGGGACGCTGACCTGGCGCTTGCCGCGGCGAGGTGCGCCATCGGGGCCTTTTCAAACGCCGGACAGGTTTGCATATCGGTGCAGAGGATATTCGTGGACAGGGTTGTATTCGATGAGTTCATGGATAGATACCTTGATGAGTGCCGGAAGATAAAGATGGGAGACCCGCTCGATGAGCCAACCGACCTTGGCCCGATGATAGAGGAGGCCGCCGCGATAAGGACCGAGCAGTGGATAAAGGAGGCTCAGGCAGAGGGGGCCAGGGTCCTTCTTGGCGGCAAGCGCCACGGGAGCTTCATGGAGCCGACGGTCATGACCGGGACAAGGCCCTCGATGAAGGTCTGCGGAGAGGAGGCCTTCGCGCCTTTGGTATCGATAGAGCCATATGATTCATTCGACGAGGCCATCGATCTGGTGAACAGCGGGCTTTACGGGCTGCAGGCAGGTCTTTTCACAAGGGACATGGGCAGGATAATGAGCGCGTTTGCCAGGCTTGAGGTCGGGGGGGTGGTCGCAAACGACGCGCCTGCCTACAGGGTAGACAACATGCCTTATGGCGGAGTCAAGATGAGCGGCTTTGGCAGGGAGGGCGTCAGGTACGCCATCGAGGAGATGACAGAGCCAAGGCTCCTTGCCGTAAGGTGCTGA
- a CDS encoding GTPase HflX, which translates to MELFKEEVFRIAQVFGNLSGLKASQLKAIERIYTRKVTPSRVITPELGRSLTELSREIKRQLGIIVNRRGAIAAVIVGDEREIVIPVLSGYPLGRKHLRGVRCVHTHLKNEPLSQDDLTDLALLRLDLIAAIGVKEDGLPADIHIAHLLPYYPDGETYEVDQPKPFHALDIDAESFASSLEEEMGRAITRDVRDKRERAILVSVATRPREEQMESLEELKELARTDNVVVLDMACQRPEKLNPKYLMGTGKIKDLIIKALQKDATLLIFDQELTPTQIRELGEIMELKVIDRTQLILDIFARRAHSRDGKVQVELAQLKYLLPKLTGKGTSLSRLMGGIGGRGPGETKLEVDRRRVQDRITHLEKELKSLSRGRYERRRRRAGSGIPIISIVGYTNAGKSTLLNALTRSDTLVEDKLFATLDTASRRLRFPKERDTVITDTVGFIKDLPEDLFKAFKSTLEEMEDANLLMHVVDLSNPAFESRIKTVEDVLDDIGLKEIPRLLVFNKTDLMDPVVANNLARRYEAINISAIDSKSLAVLLKELEKRLWPGEALEKTAN; encoded by the coding sequence ATGGAACTGTTTAAAGAGGAGGTCTTTCGCATAGCACAGGTATTCGGAAACCTCTCCGGCCTCAAGGCGAGCCAGCTGAAGGCCATAGAGAGGATATACACCCGCAAGGTCACGCCTTCAAGGGTCATTACGCCTGAGCTCGGCAGGTCCCTGACCGAGCTTTCAAGGGAGATCAAAAGGCAGCTCGGCATAATCGTCAACAGAAGAGGGGCTATCGCCGCCGTTATCGTGGGCGACGAGCGCGAAATAGTCATCCCTGTACTCTCTGGCTATCCGCTTGGCAGAAAGCACCTTCGCGGGGTGAGGTGCGTACACACACATCTGAAGAACGAACCGCTTTCCCAGGACGACTTGACAGACCTCGCGCTCTTGAGGCTCGACCTCATCGCCGCCATAGGCGTTAAAGAGGACGGCCTTCCGGCAGATATCCATATCGCGCATCTGCTGCCGTACTACCCTGACGGCGAGACCTACGAGGTCGACCAGCCGAAGCCCTTCCACGCCCTCGATATCGACGCCGAAAGCTTCGCTTCATCCCTTGAAGAGGAGATGGGGCGCGCGATAACCCGGGACGTGCGCGACAAGCGGGAGCGGGCCATCCTGGTGAGTGTTGCCACTCGTCCAAGGGAAGAGCAGATGGAATCCCTTGAAGAGCTTAAAGAGCTTGCCAGGACCGACAACGTGGTCGTCCTCGACATGGCCTGCCAGAGGCCCGAAAAGCTCAACCCGAAGTACCTCATGGGCACAGGGAAGATAAAAGACCTCATAATCAAGGCCCTCCAGAAGGACGCCACCCTCCTCATCTTCGACCAGGAGCTTACGCCCACGCAGATAAGGGAGCTCGGCGAGATAATGGAACTTAAGGTAATAGACAGGACCCAGCTCATACTCGACATATTCGCCAGGCGCGCCCATTCAAGGGACGGCAAGGTGCAGGTGGAGCTCGCGCAGCTCAAGTACCTTCTGCCCAAGCTCACCGGCAAGGGGACATCGCTATCGAGGCTCATGGGCGGCATAGGCGGAAGGGGCCCTGGAGAGACGAAGCTCGAGGTAGACAGGCGCCGCGTGCAGGACAGGATAACTCACCTTGAAAAGGAGCTTAAGTCTTTAAGCCGCGGCAGGTACGAGAGAAGACGGAGAAGGGCCGGAAGCGGCATACCCATCATCTCGATCGTCGGCTACACGAACGCCGGCAAATCGACACTTCTCAACGCGCTCACCAGAAGCGACACTCTCGTCGAGGACAAGCTCTTTGCCACCCTCGATACCGCCTCCCGGAGGCTCCGCTTCCCGAAAGAGCGGGACACGGTCATAACCGACACCGTCGGCTTCATAAAAGACCTGCCTGAGGACCTATTCAAGGCCTTCAAGTCTACCCTTGAAGAGATGGAGGACGCAAACCTTCTCATGCACGTCGTAGACCTCAGCAACCCCGCATTTGAAAGCAGGATCAAGACCGTTGAAGACGTGCTCGATGATATAGGGCTAAAAGAGATCCCGCGCCTTCTGGTCTTCAACAAGACGGACCTCATGGACCCCGTGGTGGCGAATAACCTCGCCCGGAGGTATGAGGCCATCAACATATCTGCCATTGACTCAAAGAGCCTGGCCGTTCTTTTAAAAGAGCTTGAAAAGAGGCTCTGGCCCGGAGAGGCGCTTGAGAAGACCGCCAATTGA